In Rhodamnia argentea isolate NSW1041297 chromosome 1, ASM2092103v1, whole genome shotgun sequence, the genomic window CGCGTTGTTCAACTAATTTAATATTTGCTTAGTTCGACCtgaaatttttaacaatttggGGATGTTTACGTAGGAGGCACATTTGTTCATATCCATATTCACTTGTCTAGGTCTATATCTACTGTATATATTCCATTAAATTTCTCCTTTTGATGTTTCTGAaatctttttccttaaaaaaattgtatttagGTTGAGTGTGATATAAAATATTGTCATTCCACGACGAGCAATTAAAGATAGTTTCTTACCGTCGTTACGATGTTGATGTAACATATGATAGTCAtacaaaaaaaagatattacGTCCTTATTACTTTAGTAATTCATATGCAACCACGTCTCCAAGATTCGTTGGCCAACTTAGCATCGGAGGCTTATGGTGAAAATGTTAATTTTATTGCATTcggccattaaaaaaaatattggtattGGTTAGAGTTATCGTGATACTAGTCAATGAAATTTTCTATGCTGATGCTAACATTGTGATATAGCTTGATGACTAAGAATcgggagaaaaaaatataaactgtAAAGACGAGTCACTACTGTTTTTGAACCCGGATCCTTCGTCCCCCGAAAATGAACTATAAATTCTCAACATCGAAATATAATAATCACGTCATCCCTATCTTATTATATATGACCAGATAAAAGTTCAGACAAGTTACAAAAATTCGGTAAAAATTGATGACTTAAAATTTCAAACAGGTGTTGTAATTTGATAGTACATCTCTTTCTCTTAACTAACGATATGTTATGAATTAGATCCATTGTCCGAGTGAAAACTAATTCTTATTCATTTTGCTTGAATGAAGCACAATGAATCATTTGGATGATTTGTGTATCCTTAGGTGTTCCTTAGACCCAGATGATTCGATCCTTCCTTGGACCAGTAGCATAACGGGAACTTCGCCTCgatcaaattaattttctgtctcgcaagaaaattcaaattggcaCCCCGATCCAAATCGACAATCCTTTAGCAGTCTTTCCAATATCCCATCAAAATGCATACGTTTGCAAAACGTAGCAGGCGACTACAAGACGGTTCTAACGTAGAGAATAATAGATCTGACGTGATAAGTCCACGTGTGTTGACACTTGTGCAatttaacggaggataaatttggaTAAGAGATACcgatttaaattaatttaaggtGCGTACCGTgtaaatttgggataaatatgtcgcatatcgattttgatttttttgtgagacgAAAATCAGTTTCGAGTAAATGTGTGGTGGgaaaccaatttgaaatttttactggTATTAATTCCTAATTCCAATACTAATTTGAGGTTGGTTTAACAATAAAGATGAAGTATAAATTGAAGTAAGCAAaactgcaaaagaaaaagtacaaaGTGAGGACTACACCGTACAGCTACTAATGGTAGGACGTcgccctttatttttttcattcggCTAAGTTGTCCTCTAATCTCCATTTGCCTATATGAAACGAACAAATCGCCACCTCTTCTCTGCAAATCCTTAATTTGGTCGGACTCACTCAAAAACTTTTAAGTCTGAAAGATGGATCTCTGGTTCCTCCTCGTCGTCGCCGTTCCGTCGCGCCCTCCTCAGAGGCACCGTCAACCTCCTCTCCTCCGCCACCAACAAGAAGAGCCTCCCGCCGGGTCCTCTTACCTTCCCGGTCATTGACAACTTAGTATGGCTCCGCAAGTCCTTCTCGGAGCTCGAGTCCGTTCTCAGCTCCCTCCACCCCCGCCACGGCCCTATGGTCACCCTCCATGTCGGTTACCGACCCGCCATCTTCGTCTCCTCCCGTTCCCTCGCCCACCAGGCCCTCGTCCGCCGGGGCGCGGTCTTCTCCGATCGCCCGCCCCCCCTCGCCACCAGCCGCATCCTCTCCTCCGTCAGCTTCTCCTTCTATGGCCCCACTTGGCGCCTCCTCCCCCGGAACCTCACGGCGGAGATCCTCCATCCCTCCCGCCTCCACTCCTGCTCCCGCGCCCGCGCGTGGGTCCTAGACATCCTTGTGGGGGCTCTCAAGTCCCAGCCCGGCGGGGTAGTCCGCGCCGTCGACCACTTCCGGTATGCCATGTTCTGCTTGCTGGTCCTCATGTGCTTCGGAGAAAGGCTCGAGGAGAAGCAGATTAAGCAGATCGAGGAGGCTTAGCGACGGCTGATGCTGGGTCTGCGGCGATTCGAAGTGCTCAATATCCGGCCTCGGCTGAGCAAGCTCGTGCTCCGGAAGCAGTGGAAGGAGTTCTACGAGCTCCTCGAGAATCGGAAACGCGTCCTCGTACCGCTCATCAGAGCTCGATCCAAAGCCAAGCGAGAGCAACTGAACAAAGCCAAGGAGGACGGGAATGACGGCGACGGCGAATGGATCGTATCTTACGTGGACACTCTCCTGGACGTGGAGCTGCcagaggagaagaggaagctggaggaggaggagatggtgaCCCTTTGCTCGGAGTTCCTCAACGCAGGCACCGACACAGCGTCCACGATGCTGCAGTGGGTCTTGGCCAACCTGGTCAAGTACCCAGAAATCCAAGAGAGGCTCTACGATGATATCAAATCAGTCGTGGGACCCGGGGCGGAGCAAGTGAAGGAGGAGGACCTGCAGAGGATGGGTTACCTGAAGGCGGTGGCACTGGAGGAGCTGCGCCGCCACCCGCCGGCGCACTTCCTGGCGCCGCACGCGGTGACGGAGGACACGGAGCTGGGCGGGTACGTAATCCCTAAGGACGGGACCATCAACTTCATGGTGGCGGAGATGGGTTGGGACCCAGAAGTCTGGGAGGACCCCATGACGTTCAAGCCCGAGAGGTTCTTGAATTACGGTGGCGGAGAAGCGGGCAGGTTCGACATCACTGGGAGCAAGGAGATAAAGATGATGCCCTTTGGAGCAGGGACGAGGATGTGTCCCGCGTACGGGCTCGCGATGCTTCACTTGGAGTACTTGCGACCAAGGAGGGGCCATTTTGAGGGGGAAAAAATCTACAAAATATAAGGCTAAATCCCCAAAATGAAGCTtcaacttttgcaaatgatcaTAACCTTTTAAACAACTAAAAAGAGCTTACGGAAAGTTTACTCGAGAGCGACCAAAGTACCCATCACAAATTTGCTtggatcgaaaaaaaaaacttcgttGTAATGTGAAGTAGATGGCCCCAAATCGCAAAGGTTGGTACTCTAACCATGTAAagacagaggaagaagaaagggggaGGAGCGTTGCATAAGAGAGAGGGTGGAGGGACGTTTACGGAAGATAGAGAGTGAGGGAGAAAGAGATTTCTGAAAAGCTGAAAGGTGGGGCCCGTCAAACACGTGTCATTCAGTGAATGGTACTAAGGGggtatgcaatattttctcctctaCCTCGTCGTTGTTTCTAATTCCTTTGATTTGGATTTACATGGTTAGAGTACCAACCTTTGCGATTTGGGGCCATCTACTTCACATTACaacgaagttttttttttcgatccaAGCAAATTTGTGATGGGTACTTTGGTCGCTCTCGAGTAAACTTTCCGTAAGCTCTTTTTAGTTGTTTAAAAGGTTAtgatcatttgcaaaagttgaAGCTTCATTTTGGGGATTTAGCCTTATATTTTGTAGATTTTTTCCCCTTCGAAATGGCCCCTCTTCTGCAATTCTTCCACCTTAGTTAAAACACTCCTCGTCACGGTATTGCGACCACTTTGACCTTCATGGGTCCCACTTCATAGCACCTAAAAGCTAATGCGTTCCATCTcattggttgttttttttttttttggtctgtgCTTCTCTTGCGGGTCCCACTTTCTTTCGTTTCCTTGCCCCCCTTCCTTTCGCTCCTAGGCAATTATCTTCTTCCCACGCTATTCTGTAAAACATGGCATGGAGAGAGCAAGACCGGGAGCGAGAGCCATGGTGAAATAGCTCTTCGAAAAACAAAGGCAAACGCCACGGCTCGAAGCTCCAATTCAATTGCAGACACGCTTGTTTACCATATTCATGTAAGAAACTAGAAAATAATCCGGACGGAGAACTAGATGCCGCTAGAGATGCGGTTCCTCTTCTCCGTCATGTTGTCGCCCTTGAGGCGGTATTATAGCACGGCCAGCGGACTGTCTGGCGGATTGCGATCGATACGTCGGAGAGGTCAAAGCAGATGCTACCTAGGAAGGTCTCCGGCGAGTACCATATGGGGATATCCAGTGTGGAGACTTGCAATCACGGGACTTGTTGTGGCCTCACAACCTATACTACACGGACACAACACgtgacacgacacgccgacacgtgaattttaaaaaaataaagaatttcgacacgttggaacacattatatattatataatatatttttatatatagataataaattattatttttaagatttgaataataataataataataataataataatatcattataaagaacagaaataaaaattctgacctcttccttttcaacttttttccCTCCACTCAAAACTCTTTCTTTTCGCTCTTCTTGTCTTGACTCAGCGACTCAGTCAACTCGTACCGCCCCCAAAATGTGCTCTCTTGCGCATGTGTGCGGGCAGAAATGCCGTGTGCGGTTGAGTTACATcccccaatttttttcctttccccccaTTCTCTCATGTCTatgtaatctctctctttctttgactCACCTTACCCCCGGCCACGTGAGTCCCTCCCGTGTCCGTTTGGTTGACCGAGTATTGAATCTCGGACACATGTTGACCGCGTATCCGGCGTGTGTCGGACAGATCAGACAGATATCAGTGTCCGACACAAGAAATTTTTCCTAAGAGgtgtgtccgtgtaacatagctcGCAACCCTGAAATCACTTTTTGCATCCTCCAACTCCACGGCAAGAAAATAACGTTTTAGAAACAAGGTGGAAGGAAGATAATTGCCCccaagagagaaagagtgaatGAAGGAGATGTTAAAAAGTGAGACCTTCGAGAGATGGAAGGAAGAAGTCAACGCACGGCAACTATCCGATGCTGAAAAGTGGGACCCATGGGTAAAACGGGCAGAATGCTATATTGTGATGAGGAGTGTTTTAGCCATACACGGAGTGGAAAAAGCATGGGCCTATTACTTATGTCTATATATAAAGGTCAagacaaaaaattagaattaaatttagaaaagtAGTATAGTCATGAGAGACACGGAATCATTCTTTTCTTAACTATGAAAAACGTAGAAATTTCCCCATTATATACACTAAGCCAATCCCCATTCACTTGTCTAATTTCTCCCTTTAATATGTCTGAAATCTAATTAAAAGAGAACTTGGAGTTAGGTGGAGTGTCTTATCAATGGTCTACGTTTCCTCGTCGAGCAGTTAAgagcaaaaggacacttttggTGTCAAAAATTGAGTATAGAGATCgctttagtgtcaaaaatttcatttgaatcattttagtgtcaagtCGAAGAGAAAATAATCAATTTGGTGCGTCCAACGAAAAATTACAACCAGTCttaatacgtggcatttttaattaattttttaattttaatgggtatttttaaaaaaaaaaaacgaagtcCACGTGGGTTCCACATGGACctcaaaatttagagaaaaaaattaaaaatatatttttataaaataaaatttaacagaaaattttaaaataaaaatattatttaaaattgaaataattaaaaaaaaatagatagaggCAATGAGGGCTTGTTGTAAccctcgtcgccgccgccgccgccacaccATCGTTGGCAATGGGCGACGAGGGGGGGTGGCATGGCCGGCGGGGGTTGCCGACCCCTTGCGGGCAACGGGTAGGGCAATGACAGTGAGGCTATAGCCCTTGCTGCCTAGTTATCccttaacttttttttgaaaattttatcttattttttaaattattttaaaaaaattaataaaaaaatgccacgatGGACCTCCTTAAAGCCATGTCAGCTTTCCCGCAAAGAATattgaagttggcacttaagtgatcttttgtaaaaaaatttgacactaaagtgattcgattgaaacttttggcaccaaagttattttcgtacacaacttttgacattaaaagtgtccttttgccacaTTTAAGTATTGTTTATTAACACAATTACGTAATTGATGTAACATATGTAAATCCCAAATATTTACGTACTTATTACTTTAACAATTCATTTGGAAGCATGTCTCCAACATTCATTCACGAAGTTAGCCTCAAGGCTTACGTTGAAAATGTCAATTTTATTGAATTAggtcattcatttttatttttattttgcaataCTAGTTGGAGTTATCGTGATACTGGGCCATGAAGATTTCTATGCGGCTGCTGACGTGTGACAAATGCTTAATCCTATTATTatatagaaaaattttaaataagggtttaaagtcaatcttatttcaaataagggtttgaaatgcccttatttttaaaaaaaaaaaagaagcatgaTTAAGTGCATTTTGGCCTTTTtgtcatattattattattattattattattattattattattattattatttgttcttttattttttttccctttttttttccttccttttcattGGTGGCCTGTCTCAAATGCTAGTTGGCCATCAACGAGGGCTGGGTTGTGGCTGAGGCCACCCTTGACGGCCACATTCGAGGGGCGGCCTCACCCGTGGCTGTCGAGACGAGATCGCCCTCGATGGGACACAGGCGAGGCCAATGAGCGCTTGGGTGAGGCAACCCTTGCTACTGGTTAGCAAGCCCTTGCCCAATAGTCGGCAACGGCCGGGctgcaacaaagaaaaaattaaaaacagaaaaaaaaaaagagtaaatgatgaaaaatacTCTTggtcatgcctttatttgaaactacTAGGCAattcatgccattatttgaaacaatggctgtttcgggctcttatttgagaaaatgaaagcactttaGATACTTCTACAGCTAGAAAAAGGCCAATGTCATGCATGGGAAATATAGAACTCTGAGAAAATTAGATAAGAtgatatttttccaaatttcaaatcgataTTGTGAATCATGAGGACATCGCGTCCTCTTAAATAATCATATGCAATGAATTAAATATTGTaaagtgaaaaattgattaCTATTCATGTGCATGAATTAAGTACTAACAACTACTTCGGATGGCTCATGTCTATTTAGGCGCTCGTCGGACCCAAAATAGTTCGACCCTCTCTCGGACCACATACACAGTGGGAGCTTCGGGCATCGGGACCGCTCTTTTACGAAATATTTTCACACGACTGTCAAATTACTTTAACCATTAATCGGTATACTAGATAATTCAAATCtgtaatgcaaaaaaaaaaatggtcaaactaaaaaaaaaaaatgctaaaaagtccgaattgaaaaatcgtttaggactttttcaaCGCTTTCTCGATACCTCAACATTTCAAACCGCGAGGAAGAAAAGTCAGAGGATGAAGCTTATCAATATTTGGGTTGACGTATGGACCAAAATGGTTTGACCCATTCTCGGACGCCAgcttcatgaaaaatttttgaCCCGACTTTCAGATTATCTTAACCACTAATGTCGGTAATactatatatttaaaaaaaaaagtctactgTAAGATGTCAAAAGATTGAGAAGTCTAGAACTTCTGAAGTAAAATAGCCATTGCATGGTTGCGTCGGATTAGCTTTACGTGATCCCACTTACACCAATTATGTCGTGCGAAGTAtcctttgaaaaataaaaacaatatcACTTTCCAGATCTTGATAAACATAGACTCTCGAGCAATTCACCATTCCTCAAATCCAAACTATGAAGTTTACTCGAATGTTGCCCAAGCACAAAAAGAACACCGTCGAAACAAGTATAAAAGCTGCTAAAACGACATATCTTATTCAATTGAAATGGTAATACGGAATGCAAAAATAAACAACATTCATATCACTAAAATGTTGTATATGGTTCCCTTTTGTTGATCATCAGGCGATGAAAAggagataataaataaataaaagtacaCAGCATAGCTTATTCTTTATATATTGTTTATAGTTTGTCTTAACCAATACGTGcttaatttaaaatgaaattgagattatgtacctttattttagaaaataacctACGATATTAAAATACGAGGAAGTCCTTTCACTTTATAACACAAAAAACCTGAAAATAGTATGAAAGTTGAGCAATCACTTAAAGATAAGTTTAGTATCATTCGAAAAGTTTTGACGCTTATATGAAAGTTGTCACGGTACTTATGTTGTCCGTCCCCCTTTCCGTTTttatgggggaaaaaaaaactagtcttaTGACatatgaaatttgaaaatttgagattttttcttttttggagtgTGAAATATCATTGTCCGAGGAAAGCCAAGGATTAAGCTCGCCTGCCACAATGGCCACACGCAAGTTTAACATCACACTTGGGGGATTGTTGTCTTCGTCCTCTTCAAAACTCTCTACACCACCCATCGTGGCGTTAAGAGAATCAACTACCAAGAAGGCGATACTATACATTTCATCTTCGGATCCAAAATGCTCATTGCCACTAACAATATTCTTCCGCTTTTCTAAGCTCTCGGGCTTCCCCATGATTGCAGAATCTACTAAATGCAACAACTCTGGAGATTCATTTGGTATAATGGATCTTAATTTATTCTTTTGTGGGGAATCAACTGTAGAATATCTAACATCCTAATTGGAAATAATGCTACAATTCCAGCTTTTCTAGCTTAATATAGCACTTAGCAAGAAATCAAGATCATAGATCTATGATGTGATCCTCCACCTAAGCCTCAGAAACACTAAAATTCTAATTAAAACTCCagcaaatcaaagcaaaatcaaCGGTTTTTGCAGGCGTAAAAAATATAGAGGATCGAAGAGGTCGCTCaccttctagagagagagagagagagagagagagactgagagCGAGCCTCGTCATGAAATTCACACAAACGAACACGTGTGTCTCTGTCTAGCTACAGGCCGGCAACAAATTTGTCCTTTCCCACGTTGATAGTCGTTTCAGGCAGCCCACTCGAACGTAGTTTATCGCATCAATTctcattttcgatttttttttttggggtcaaagtcTTTTTCCATGTTACATATACAGATCTTAATTAGAAACGTGCGTCCTGGTAACTTTAGGAATTCATCTGGAAGCATGTCGGAAATTCATTCACGAAACGTAGCGTCCGAGGCCATTCGTTTTCTTCTTAAATAATGCTAACACGAGGCTTACCTTATTGGACTAAGAATCGGGTCAGAAAGAATATGAAGACGGATGGATAACCACTGACTTTTTGAAccgcaaatttttgaaaaaaaattaccacaaaaattataaacctattataattatgtaattttaattttaatttttttagtcaattaagtcctaaatctttggcATAAGTGCTAATTCAAATCGTCCGATTAATTTTAACCAGAAATTACTAATGtcaacaaaattttttattttttttatttattttaataattttttccatttttcttttattttcttttttctttgttaggcCCGACAAAAGAACGTCGGCCACTTTGTGAGGGCGGCGAGGGTCGTGGCACTCCCCCAGCTGTGAGTGAGGGCTCACGACGTTCGCCCAACAATCGACAATGCATACAAGCCTACGCCTCGTAGCCAATGGCCTCTTGCCaatcctaaaaaaagaaaagaacatgataggaaaaaaattatgaacaaattttaaaaaatatatttaaaagttCTTAAAAATTGTACACATCGGCGCCAACAatgtcaattgaaaaaaaaaattagaacttaattagcaaaaaaaatatttatgattgaattggtacaattgtaataggtttagaatttatttatttatttataatttttcccaagTTTTCGTCATTGGAATATAACAAAgggctttgctagcataacgaTCTTTGGGTAATTATGAGAATAAGTTGTAAgtcacaaattattaaaagagcGAACCTCATAATACTTTTTaactaattattatttattttttattgcaaaaaatCGACTATTAATCTTACAGTTACCCAAATACTATCAAGCAATTTTCTTTAACAAACAAACTCATGACCTCTATCCTTGGCGGAACAAAAGGCACATGCAATGAACGAAAATATTCAACCACGAGAACATTtggtaaaatgatttttttcgaatttcaaattcgatGCGGTTGATTCAACAACACATcttgttttcttaaataatgatATGTTACGAACTCGTACCATTTGACactcgataatttttttttcttaaagtcTTGATCTTGGACAATCGATCTGTATGAAATACCCGTGCTATTTTTCATAATAAGTATGCACTTTCTCATTTTGTTGGGATCGTTAGGAACTATCGTCGGGTCTTACTTGTATAATAAATTGTAGCTTATAATTACGTTcttcattggaaaaaaaaaaaaacaccatcaagtgaaaatataattttgacaaaaaaaaagtgaaaatatattaaattgatgaatgaaaatatattaaatttaCATGTCTTACTCTATTAATATGgaagaattgaaaaaagaagctAAAGATGCATCGTATTactaaaaggaaaggaaaatgtttACCTAACAATCTTGTCGGGAactgtacaatctcaatcgtactTAAGGTAATTGGCAGCATCCTTACTAAAATGTTATTAGTATATAAAAAAGTTATATTACTAAAATGTTATCAGCATATAAAGAAATCTCATTCACTATGTTTCGTTTTGGCTAAGTTGTCGTCTAatctatgaccaaaaaaaaaaagttgtcgtCTAATCTCCGATGCTTATATAAAACGAACAAATCGCCACCTCTTCTCTGCAAATCCTTAATTTGGTCGGACTCCCTCGAAAACTCGAAGTCTCTTTGGCAAAAGATGGATCTCTGGTTCCTCGTCGTCATCACCCTCTCCGTCGCCGCCCTCCTCAGAGCCACCGTCAACCTCCTCTCCTCCCacgccaagaagaagaagagcctCCCGCCAGGGCCCCTCGCCTTCCCTGTCATAGGCAACTTCCTATGGCTCCGCAAGTCCTTCTCTGAGCTCGAGCCCGTCCTCCGCTCCCTCCGCGCCCGCCACGGCCCGATGGTCACCCTCCACATGGGCCCCCGCCCCGCCGTCTTCGTCTCCTCCCACGCACTCGCCCACCAGGCCCTCGTCCACCACGGCGCCGTCTTCTCCGACCGGGCGCCGCCCTCCGCCATCGTCCGCGTCCTCTCCTCCAACCAGCACAGCATCAACACCTCCTCCTACGGCCCCAACTGGCGCCTCCTCCGCCGGAACTTCACAGCGGAGATCCTCCATCCCTCCCGCATCCGCTCCTACTCCCGCGCCCGTGCGTGGGTCCTACACATCCTTGTGAGGGAGCTCAGGTCCCAGCCCGGCGGTGTCGTCCGCGTGGTCGACCACTTCCAATACGCCATGTTCTGCTTGCTGGTCCTCATGTGCTTCGGAGACAGGCTCGAGGAGAAGCAGATTAAGCAGATCGAGGAGACTCAGCGACGGTTGATGCTGGGTATGGGACGGTTCGGAGTGTTCAATTTCTGGCCGCGGCTGAGCAAGCTCGTGCTCCGGAACCGATGGAAGGAGTTCTACGAGCTCTACAAGAACCAGAATCGGGTCTTCGTCCCGCTCATCAAAGCTCGATCCAAGGCCAAGCGAGAGCAATTGAGCAAAGCCAAGGAGAACGGGAATGACGTTGATGGTGATTGGACCGTGTCGTACGTGGACACGCTCCTGGACCTGGAGCTgccggaggagaagaggaagctgGAGGAGAACGAGCTCGTGAGCCTCTGCTCGGAGTTCCTCAACGCCGGCACCGACACAACGTCTACGGCGCTGCAGTGGATAGTGGCCAACCTGGTCAAGTACCCAGAAATCCAAGAGAGGCTCTACGATGAGATCAAATCAGTCGTGGGACAAGGAGCGGAGCAAGTGAAGGAGGAGGACCTGCAGAGGATGAGCTACCTGAAGGCCATTGTGCTGGAGGGGCTGCGCCGCCACCCGCCGTTGCACTTCGTGGTGCCGCACACGGTGACGGAGGACGCGGAGCTGGGCGGGTACGTGATCCCCAAGGACGGGACCATCAACTTCATGGTGGCGGAGATGGGTTGGGACCCGGAGGTGTGGGAGGACCCGATGGCGTTCAAGCCCGAGAGGTTCTTGAGCTGCGGCGGCGGAGAAGCCATCGGATTCGACATCACGGGAAGCAAGGAGATAAAGATGATGCCGTTTGGGGTGGGGAGGAGGATCTGTCCAGGGTATGGCCTTGCGATGCTGCACTTGGAGTACTTCGTGGCAAATTTGGTGTGGCTGTTCAAATGGCGGACGGTAGCCAGCGAGGAGGTCGATCTATCGGAGAAGCAGGAGATGACCATTGTGATGAAAACCCCTTTAAGGGCCCAGATTACTTCCAGGAATTAGGGCACCtgaattttgggaaaatgtCTGTAGAGGGTCGCCTTCTCAATAAATTCACATAAAtgacacactctctctctctctctctctc contains:
- the LOC115750226 gene encoding cytochrome P450 89A2-like; translation: MDLWFLVVITLSVAALLRATVNLLSSHAKKKKSLPPGPLAFPVIGNFLWLRKSFSELEPVLRSLRARHGPMVTLHMGPRPAVFVSSHALAHQALVHHGAVFSDRAPPSAIVRVLSSNQHSINTSSYGPNWRLLRRNFTAEILHPSRIRSYSRARAWVLHILVRELRSQPGGVVRVVDHFQYAMFCLLVLMCFGDRLEEKQIKQIEETQRRLMLGMGRFGVFNFWPRLSKLVLRNRWKEFYELYKNQNRVFVPLIKARSKAKREQLSKAKENGNDVDGDWTVSYVDTLLDLELPEEKRKLEENELVSLCSEFLNAGTDTTSTALQWIVANLVKYPEIQERLYDEIKSVVGQGAEQVKEEDLQRMSYLKAIVLEGLRRHPPLHFVVPHTVTEDAELGGYVIPKDGTINFMVAEMGWDPEVWEDPMAFKPERFLSCGGGEAIGFDITGSKEIKMMPFGVGRRICPGYGLAMLHLEYFVANLVWLFKWRTVASEEVDLSEKQEMTIVMKTPLRAQITSRN